One Microlunatus soli genomic window carries:
- a CDS encoding Lrp/AsnC family transcriptional regulator, with product MRIDNTDRKLLALLMEDGRQSYASLGQQVGLSTAATKRRVDRLRQDRIIRGFGADVDPTALGWNIEAFVEIYCNGQIPPEQMKEFAAAIPEVYDGYTVTGEADGLLVVRCTDAGHLERVLGEIRTHHDVVRTRSAIVLSHL from the coding sequence TTGCGGATCGACAACACGGATCGCAAGCTTCTTGCGTTGCTGATGGAAGACGGCCGGCAAAGTTATGCCTCGTTGGGGCAACAGGTCGGGTTGTCGACGGCGGCCACCAAGCGCCGTGTCGATCGGCTTCGGCAGGACCGCATCATCCGCGGCTTCGGTGCCGACGTCGATCCGACCGCACTCGGCTGGAACATCGAGGCGTTCGTCGAGATCTACTGCAACGGACAGATCCCGCCGGAGCAGATGAAGGAGTTCGCCGCCGCGATCCCCGAGGTGTACGACGGCTACACCGTCACCGGCGAGGCCGACGGGTTGCTGGTCGTCCGGTGCACCGATGCCGGCCACCTGGAACGCGTGCTCGGCGAGATCCGCACCCACCACGACGTCGTCCGCACCCGCAGTGCGATCGTGCTCTCCCATCTCTGA
- a CDS encoding ABC transporter ATP-binding protein, translating into MALDQELDPAVAPGHPSPATTPTATPAIHLTGLTKSYGAVRAVDGIDLRIDVGELVAVLGPNGAGKSTMNELITGLVQPDSGRVAVFGRTPRQAVEAGLVGAMLQAGALLHEATVGELLRLMHGLHSHPLPVGTVIETAGLGDFLRTRTDKLSGGQAQRLRFGLAIMADPQLLILDEPTVGMDVEVRHEFWNSMRRFAEGGRTVLFATHYLEEADQIADRIVVINSGTVVADGTGAQIKSGVLGRTISMAADGVDAELLSRLPAVSDVEQRAGRILIRSRDSDATLRGLVGDFPAAYDIEVNAVGLEEAFLELTTRR; encoded by the coding sequence ATGGCACTGGACCAAGAACTCGACCCGGCCGTTGCGCCCGGTCACCCATCACCGGCAACGACCCCGACGGCAACCCCGGCGATCCACCTGACCGGACTGACCAAGAGCTACGGCGCGGTCCGTGCGGTCGACGGCATCGACCTGAGGATCGATGTCGGCGAACTGGTCGCCGTGCTCGGCCCGAACGGCGCCGGCAAGTCCACCATGAACGAACTGATCACCGGGCTGGTGCAGCCCGACAGCGGCCGGGTCGCGGTGTTCGGTCGGACACCGCGACAGGCGGTCGAGGCCGGTCTGGTCGGTGCGATGCTGCAGGCCGGTGCCTTGCTGCACGAGGCGACCGTCGGTGAGTTGTTGCGCCTGATGCACGGTCTGCACAGCCACCCGCTCCCGGTCGGCACGGTGATCGAGACCGCAGGCCTCGGGGACTTCCTGCGGACCCGGACCGACAAGCTGTCCGGCGGCCAGGCGCAGCGACTCCGCTTCGGTTTGGCGATCATGGCCGACCCACAGTTGTTGATCTTGGACGAGCCGACCGTCGGGATGGACGTCGAGGTCCGGCACGAGTTCTGGAACTCGATGCGCCGCTTCGCCGAGGGCGGTAGGACGGTGCTGTTCGCCACCCACTACCTGGAGGAGGCCGACCAGATCGCGGACCGGATCGTGGTGATCAACTCCGGCACCGTGGTGGCCGACGGGACCGGCGCTCAGATCAAATCCGGTGTCCTCGGCCGGACGATCTCGATGGCCGCCGACGGTGTCGACGCCGAGCTGTTGAGCAGGCTGCCCGCGGTCAGTGACGTGGAGCAGCGGGCCGGGCGGATCCTGATCCGGAGCAGGGATTCCGATGCCACCCTGCGCGGACTGGTCGGCGACTTCCCGGCGGCGTACGACATCGAAGTGAACGCGGTCGGCCTGGAAGAAGCCTTCCTCGAGTTGACCACCCGGCGATGA
- a CDS encoding ABC transporter permease, with protein MSTATPSQAGAVHRPIRLPAPLHYLLHTLRLTVKNTGFMIFSVVTPVVLYVVFTQIFGAAQAPGGNLSWAAMYMVSMAAYGSLGAAMGGGSQLAVERRSGWFRQLTITTLRPRAFLLAKAGVIMIVVLPALVLVFAAGFLVGDVRAPAATWAAALLLMWLSLIPVAVLGLVIGLWVKAETVQGLTTLTLLVMAMLGGLWFPAALMPTAMQRIAELLPSYWIAELGRYPFGAGPFPWIGVLVLGCWTIGLTIVGALGYRRAAATSKR; from the coding sequence ATGAGCACCGCCACGCCGTCGCAGGCCGGTGCGGTGCACCGGCCGATCCGGCTCCCGGCACCGCTGCACTACCTGCTGCACACGCTGCGACTGACGGTCAAGAACACCGGCTTCATGATCTTCTCCGTCGTCACGCCGGTCGTGCTGTACGTGGTCTTCACCCAGATCTTCGGAGCAGCACAGGCACCCGGCGGCAATCTCAGCTGGGCGGCGATGTACATGGTCTCGATGGCCGCGTACGGCTCGCTCGGCGCAGCGATGGGCGGCGGCTCCCAGCTCGCCGTCGAACGCCGATCGGGTTGGTTCCGGCAGCTGACGATCACCACCCTGCGGCCGCGCGCCTTCCTGCTCGCCAAGGCCGGGGTGATCATGATCGTGGTGCTGCCGGCGCTGGTGCTGGTGTTCGCGGCCGGGTTCCTGGTCGGCGACGTCCGGGCACCGGCGGCCACCTGGGCGGCCGCGCTGCTGCTGATGTGGCTGTCCCTGATCCCGGTAGCGGTGCTCGGACTGGTGATCGGCCTCTGGGTGAAGGCCGAGACGGTGCAGGGGCTGACCACGCTCACGTTGCTGGTGATGGCGATGCTCGGCGGACTCTGGTTCCCGGCCGCGCTGATGCCGACGGCCATGCAGCGGATCGCCGAGCTGCTGCCGTCCTACTGGATCGCCGAGTTGGGCCGTTATCCGTTCGGCGCCGGGCCGTTCCCGTGGATCGGGGTGCTGGTGCTGGGCTGCTGGACGATCGGTCTGACGATCGTCGGCGCGCTGGGCTATCGTCGAGCTGCGGCGACGAGCAAGCGGTGA
- a CDS encoding sensor histidine kinase: MRSTLHTLLRVEPFAEGEDPDRAPTARCGPEAARRWTPRRFLQNQGTIYLFGLVFMIFAVQDIHAGQPTGTELAYRWIGLVGMSLTYLMTAWAADLRLLWRWAYIGLFVALMLSTIGYAGWGFTNFGVYPSVMIATLIPWRHARWAVLAWNLVVLLTAIPQWSLAPVVLAALGLLFGIAVGGGFEAGRVRHRLQAAEQRVSTLAVAAERERIARDLHDILGHSLTAISIKSGLAARLSEADPGAAREQMTEVEQIARVALADVRATTTGMREVRLASEIASSRSVLMAAGIEATVPSALPPMADAESQLLGFVVREVVTNVVRHAEATRCTIEVHEEGVTITDDGVGMPRVPRRGTGLTGLRRRVADAGGVLVVRPAEGGGTVVRAVLTAPRSAPGRTEPARPEPARTEPARPERSRLQPARPERVVPETARPGPNADPALPASRLDLPSSARTR, from the coding sequence ATGCGAAGCACACTGCACACACTGCTGCGGGTCGAACCCTTCGCCGAGGGCGAGGATCCCGATCGGGCGCCGACGGCCCGGTGCGGACCCGAAGCGGCCCGGCGGTGGACGCCGCGGCGTTTCCTGCAGAACCAGGGCACGATCTATCTGTTCGGTCTGGTCTTCATGATCTTCGCCGTCCAGGACATCCATGCCGGTCAGCCGACCGGCACGGAGCTGGCCTATCGCTGGATCGGACTGGTCGGCATGTCGCTGACCTATCTGATGACGGCGTGGGCCGCGGACCTGCGGCTGCTCTGGCGCTGGGCCTACATCGGTCTGTTCGTCGCCCTGATGCTGTCCACGATCGGCTACGCCGGTTGGGGTTTCACCAACTTCGGCGTCTACCCGTCGGTGATGATCGCGACCCTGATCCCGTGGCGGCACGCGCGCTGGGCGGTGCTGGCCTGGAACCTGGTGGTGCTGCTGACGGCGATACCGCAGTGGTCGCTGGCACCGGTGGTGCTGGCCGCGTTGGGCCTGCTGTTCGGCATCGCGGTCGGTGGCGGGTTCGAAGCCGGCCGAGTACGGCATCGGCTGCAGGCCGCCGAACAACGGGTCTCGACCCTTGCCGTCGCGGCCGAACGGGAACGGATCGCCCGCGACCTGCACGACATCCTCGGTCATTCGCTGACCGCGATCTCGATCAAGTCCGGACTGGCCGCTCGGCTCTCCGAGGCCGATCCCGGTGCGGCCCGGGAGCAGATGACCGAGGTCGAGCAGATCGCCCGGGTCGCCCTGGCCGACGTCCGGGCGACCACCACCGGGATGCGGGAGGTCCGGCTGGCCTCGGAGATCGCCAGCTCCCGTTCGGTGTTGATGGCGGCCGGGATCGAAGCCACGGTCCCGTCGGCGTTGCCGCCGATGGCCGACGCGGAGAGTCAACTGCTCGGCTTCGTGGTCCGCGAGGTGGTGACCAACGTCGTCCGGCATGCGGAGGCGACGCGGTGCACGATCGAGGTGCACGAGGAGGGCGTGACGATCACCGACGACGGTGTCGGGATGCCGCGGGTCCCTCGCCGGGGCACCGGGCTGACCGGTCTGCGCCGTCGGGTCGCCGATGCCGGCGGTGTGCTGGTCGTCCGCCCGGCGGAGGGCGGCGGCACGGTCGTCCGGGCTGTGCTGACTGCGCCGAGGTCCGCTCCGGGCCGCACCGAGCCTGCCCGCCCCGAGCCTGCCCGCACCGAGCCTGCCCGGCCCGAACGGTCCCGACTCCAACCCGCGCGCCCCGAACGCGTCGTACCCGAAACCGCCCGACCCGGGCCGAATGCGGATCCGGCGCTGCCGGCGTCGCGGCTCGACCTTCCCAGCTCAGCCAGGACACGGTGA
- a CDS encoding response regulator transcription factor, with the protein MTSPSDGAGLGADDDVTAANTIRILLADDQALIRQAFAALLGLEPDIEVVGQASDASEVVALAAERHPDVIVMDVQMPDPRGGGAGESPDGITATAKILAADPGIRVIIVTTFGRPGYLRRAMEAGAVGFMVKDAPADQLIEGIRRVHRGLRVVDPTLAAASLSVGPSPLTERETEVLAAAAHGGATSAIAGSVFLSEGTVRNHLSSAMGKLGAATRAEAVRIATENGWLP; encoded by the coding sequence ATGACCTCTCCTTCCGACGGCGCCGGCCTCGGTGCCGATGACGATGTGACCGCTGCGAACACCATCAGGATCCTGCTGGCCGATGATCAGGCGCTGATCCGGCAGGCGTTCGCGGCGTTGCTCGGACTGGAGCCCGACATCGAGGTCGTCGGGCAGGCTTCGGACGCCTCGGAGGTGGTCGCGCTGGCCGCCGAGCGGCATCCGGACGTGATCGTGATGGACGTGCAGATGCCCGATCCTCGCGGCGGTGGCGCCGGCGAGAGCCCGGACGGCATCACCGCGACCGCCAAGATCCTGGCCGCCGACCCCGGCATCCGGGTGATCATCGTGACGACCTTCGGCCGGCCGGGCTATCTGCGCCGGGCGATGGAAGCCGGTGCGGTCGGATTCATGGTCAAGGACGCGCCTGCCGACCAGCTGATCGAGGGCATCCGCCGGGTGCACCGTGGGCTGCGGGTGGTCGACCCGACCCTGGCCGCGGCCAGCCTCAGCGTCGGCCCGTCACCGCTCACCGAGCGCGAGACCGAGGTGTTGGCCGCGGCGGCCCACGGCGGCGCGACCAGTGCGATCGCCGGCTCGGTCTTCCTGAGCGAGGGCACCGTCCGCAATCACCTGTCCTCGGCGATGGGCAAGCTCGGCGCCGCAACCCGCGCCGAGGCCGTCCGGATCGCCACCGAGAACGGCTGGCTGCCGTAG
- a CDS encoding PQQ-binding-like beta-propeller repeat protein: MTQPANDSRPRSRRIPPTALAAVLTLAILVGSGVAATATLVGPSPRANRFAPADGQVAAVRWQQGEHSARASVEHARLHGIRVYGAFPSSLITHAAPVPDLPIPDTDWWREVITPSSLSDPTPRLRLRSVTDDGIRLHAQDWGRLGVVFDPAPVELPRSVAIGDGWADHGLIGIGAGTGLQYRRESRAMRPAAADRAEAGCLLVRSRTTVTASSGPLDWREDETWCPGAGVVESEGSFPLPGDSDEAQDKGTAAGDEATSYRLTPDNGPAEAVDPAAVRPAGEQDLDPPARDWTGAALQFDHGDDTFGPVPADLDVDTPLTQRVSADRSGALHAVAGNTTDVVTGYGLQPGKVWLHNWAHPGGSITSVTSLGLLTLVSTDRRVLRAYDPYGRVRWTVPLDDLTAVAPVRAADDRILVTTLRGDLIMLDARTGGTRWSRRIAGPITIPPVATHEAIAIGTRTELVVLDPSDGSRRWQQEATDPIAVAAAGDNVVVMSYGTVTAYAAADGRYRWVRFRDDDLREMITVDDHLLLTSAAALESITATGRRSWRRSGSPITTIAVGSTIVTVGRDRISALTGAGSLVGQWPAPGIVTGDHRLLSADGALFAVGRTDDYAVAGVRIAPPARDRS, translated from the coding sequence ATGACCCAACCAGCGAACGATTCCCGTCCGCGGTCGCGGCGGATCCCGCCGACGGCGCTGGCGGCAGTGTTGACGCTGGCGATCCTGGTCGGCTCCGGCGTCGCGGCCACCGCAACGCTCGTCGGACCGTCACCCCGGGCCAACCGATTCGCGCCCGCCGACGGGCAGGTGGCCGCGGTCCGGTGGCAGCAGGGCGAGCACAGCGCCCGAGCCAGCGTCGAGCATGCTCGACTGCACGGCATCAGGGTGTACGGCGCCTTCCCCAGCAGCCTGATCACCCATGCCGCACCCGTCCCCGACCTGCCGATCCCGGACACCGACTGGTGGCGCGAGGTGATCACGCCGAGTTCCTTGAGCGATCCGACGCCACGGCTGCGGCTGCGCAGCGTCACCGACGACGGGATCCGGCTGCACGCCCAGGACTGGGGCCGGCTGGGCGTCGTCTTCGACCCGGCTCCGGTCGAGTTGCCCCGGTCCGTCGCGATCGGTGACGGCTGGGCCGATCACGGGCTGATCGGGATCGGCGCCGGCACCGGCCTGCAGTACCGACGCGAGTCCCGCGCGATGCGACCGGCCGCGGCCGACCGGGCCGAGGCCGGCTGCCTCCTGGTCCGCTCCCGGACCACCGTGACCGCATCGTCGGGACCGCTCGACTGGCGCGAGGACGAGACCTGGTGCCCCGGCGCCGGCGTGGTCGAGTCCGAGGGATCCTTCCCGCTGCCCGGCGACTCCGACGAAGCCCAGGACAAGGGCACCGCAGCAGGCGACGAGGCCACGTCCTATCGGTTGACGCCCGACAACGGACCGGCCGAAGCCGTCGATCCGGCCGCGGTCCGGCCCGCCGGCGAACAGGACCTCGACCCGCCGGCCCGGGACTGGACGGGCGCCGCGCTGCAGTTCGACCACGGCGACGACACCTTCGGTCCGGTGCCGGCCGACCTGGACGTCGACACACCCCTCACCCAGCGGGTCTCGGCCGACCGATCGGGTGCCCTGCACGCGGTGGCCGGCAACACGACCGACGTCGTCACCGGCTACGGGCTGCAACCGGGGAAGGTCTGGCTGCACAACTGGGCGCACCCCGGCGGCTCGATCACCTCGGTGACCTCGCTCGGGCTGCTGACCCTGGTGTCGACGGACCGGCGAGTGCTGCGCGCCTACGATCCGTACGGCCGGGTGCGCTGGACCGTGCCGCTGGATGACCTGACGGCGGTCGCACCGGTCCGGGCAGCAGATGATCGGATCCTGGTGACGACCCTGCGTGGCGATCTGATCATGCTCGACGCTCGGACCGGTGGCACCCGGTGGTCCCGGCGGATCGCCGGCCCGATCACCATTCCACCGGTCGCGACCCACGAGGCGATCGCCATCGGCACCCGGACCGAACTCGTCGTCCTCGACCCGTCGGACGGCAGCCGTCGCTGGCAGCAGGAGGCAACCGATCCGATCGCCGTCGCGGCGGCCGGTGACAACGTCGTTGTGATGAGCTATGGCACCGTCACGGCCTATGCCGCGGCGGACGGCCGGTATCGCTGGGTACGATTCCGCGACGACGATCTACGAGAGATGATCACCGTCGATGATCATCTGCTGCTGACCAGTGCGGCGGCGCTGGAATCGATCACCGCGACCGGACGCCGCAGCTGGCGACGGTCCGGATCCCCGATCACGACGATCGCCGTCGGCAGCACGATCGTCACCGTCGGTCGCGATCGGATCAGCGCTCTGACCGGCGCCGGGTCGCTGGTGGGCCAATGGCCGGCACCAGGCATCGTGACCGGCGACCATCGCCTGTTGTCCGCCGACGGCGCACTGTTCGCCGTCGGGCGGACCGACGACTACGCCGTGGCCGGGGTCCGGATCGCGCCCCCCGCTCGGGATCGATCATGA
- the rpsJ gene encoding 30S ribosomal protein S10, translated as MAGQKIRIRLKAYDHEVIDGSARKIVDTVTRTGAKVAGPVPLPTEKNVFCVIRSPHKYKDSREHFEMRTHKRLIDIIDPTPKTVDSLMRLDLPAGVDIEIKL; from the coding sequence GTGGCGGGACAGAAGATCCGCATCAGGCTCAAGGCCTATGACCACGAGGTCATCGACGGGTCGGCGCGCAAGATCGTCGACACGGTGACTCGTACCGGTGCAAAGGTCGCGGGCCCGGTGCCGCTGCCGACGGAGAAGAACGTGTTCTGCGTGATCCGTTCTCCGCACAAGTACAAGGACAGCCGCGAGCACTTCGAGATGCGTACGCACAAGCGGCTGATCGACATCATCGACCCCACCCCGAAGACGGTTGACTCGCTGATGCGGCTCGACCTGCCGGCCGGTGTCGACATCGAGATCAAGCTCTGA
- the rplC gene encoding 50S ribosomal protein L3 — MAANTNSARKVKGLLGTKLGMTQLWDENNRVVPVTVVAAGPCVVTQVRTSDSDGYSAVQLGFGAIKAKQVTKPNAGHFEKAGVTPRKHLVEIRTTDADQYQLGQELGADTFEAAEVLDVTGVTKGKGTAGVMKRHGFGGLRASHGVHRKHRSPGSIGGCATPGRVFKGLRMAGRMGNERQTVQNLTVHSVDTERGLILIKGAIPGAKGGLVVLRSAAKKGEVA; from the coding sequence ATGGCTGCCAATACGAATTCCGCAAGGAAAGTGAAGGGCCTGCTGGGCACCAAGCTCGGCATGACCCAACTCTGGGACGAGAACAACCGCGTGGTTCCGGTGACCGTTGTCGCCGCCGGCCCCTGTGTCGTGACCCAGGTCCGCACCTCCGACTCCGACGGCTACTCCGCCGTCCAGCTCGGCTTCGGCGCGATCAAGGCCAAGCAGGTCACCAAGCCGAACGCCGGGCACTTCGAGAAGGCCGGCGTCACCCCGCGCAAGCATCTGGTCGAGATCCGCACCACCGACGCCGACCAGTACCAACTGGGCCAGGAGCTCGGTGCCGACACCTTCGAAGCTGCTGAGGTCCTCGACGTCACCGGCGTCACCAAGGGCAAGGGCACCGCGGGCGTCATGAAGCGGCACGGCTTCGGCGGTCTGCGCGCCTCCCACGGTGTGCACCGCAAGCACCGTTCGCCGGGTTCGATCGGCGGCTGCGCGACCCCGGGTCGGGTCTTCAAGGGCCTGCGGATGGCCGGCCGGATGGGTAACGAGCGGCAGACCGTTCAGAACCTGACCGTGCACTCGGTCGACACCGAGCGCGGCCTGATCCTGATCAAGGGCGCGATCCCGGGTGCCAAGGGCGGCCTGGTCGTGCTGCGCTCGGCTGCCAAGAAGGGAGAGGTCGCATGA
- the rplD gene encoding 50S ribosomal protein L4: protein MSETRTVDVLDGKGGKYGTTAELPAELFDVVTNVPLIHQVVTAQLAAARQGTHATKTRAEVRGGGVKPYRQKGTGRARQGSIRAPQFTGGGVVHGPTPQGYAKRTPKKMVAAALRGALSDRARDGRVHVVSSLVPGSKPSTKAALAALAGITQAKRVLVVLSRDEDAAWLSLRNVPSVHAIVADQLNAYDVLVNDDVVFTSAALDAFVAGPAKGKSVKAVATESETVESGVEGTQA from the coding sequence ATGAGCGAGACCCGTACCGTCGACGTTCTGGACGGCAAGGGCGGCAAGTACGGCACCACCGCCGAACTGCCCGCCGAGCTGTTCGACGTCGTCACCAACGTTCCGCTGATCCACCAGGTCGTGACCGCCCAGCTGGCGGCCGCCCGGCAGGGGACGCACGCAACCAAGACTCGCGCCGAGGTCCGGGGCGGCGGCGTCAAGCCGTACCGCCAGAAGGGCACCGGACGCGCCCGGCAGGGCTCGATCCGCGCACCCCAGTTCACCGGTGGTGGCGTGGTGCACGGCCCGACCCCGCAGGGCTACGCCAAGCGGACTCCGAAGAAGATGGTCGCCGCCGCACTGCGCGGTGCGCTGTCCGACCGGGCCCGCGACGGGCGGGTGCACGTGGTCAGCTCGCTGGTCCCCGGCTCCAAGCCGTCGACCAAGGCAGCGCTCGCCGCGCTGGCCGGGATCACCCAGGCCAAGCGCGTGCTCGTGGTGCTGTCCCGCGATGAGGACGCCGCCTGGCTGAGCCTGCGCAACGTCCCGTCGGTGCACGCCATCGTCGCCGACCAACTGAACGCCTACGACGTACTGGTCAATGACGACGTGGTCTTCACCTCGGCCGCGCTGGACGCCTTCGTGGCCGGTCCGGCCAAGGGCAAGTCGGTGAAGGCCGTCGCTACTGAGTCCGAGACTGTCGAGTCCGGGGTTGAGGGGACACAAGCATGA
- the rplW gene encoding 50S ribosomal protein L23 produces the protein MSAAAKIRDHRDILLAPVVSEKSYSLLDENKYTFVVADSANKTEIKIAVKEIFGVTVTGVNTYVRKGKKQRTRNGYGKRPDTKRAIVTVAEGQSIDIFGGPVG, from the coding sequence ATGAGCGCCGCAGCAAAGATCCGCGACCACCGCGACATCCTGTTGGCGCCGGTCGTCAGCGAGAAGAGCTACAGCCTGCTGGACGAGAACAAATACACCTTCGTGGTGGCCGACAGCGCCAACAAGACCGAGATCAAGATCGCGGTCAAGGAGATCTTCGGCGTCACCGTCACCGGTGTGAACACCTACGTTCGCAAGGGCAAGAAGCAGCGCACCCGCAACGGGTACGGCAAGCGTCCCGACACCAAGCGGGCCATTGTCACCGTTGCCGAGGGGCAGAGCATCGACATCTTCGGCGGACCGGTCGGCTGA
- the rplB gene encoding 50S ribosomal protein L2 translates to MAIRKYKPTTPGRRGGSVADFAEITRSTPEKSLLVPSPKTGGRNNNGRITSRHIGGGHKQAYRLIDFKRYDKDGVPAKVAHIEYDPNRTARIALLHYADGEKRYVLAPNGLGQGSAVEAGEGADIKTGNNLPLRNIPVGTTVHAVELRPGGGAKLGRSAGASIQLVAREGKYATLRMPSGEMRMVDVRCRATIGEVGNAEQSNINWGKAGRNRWKGKRPKVRGVVMNPVDHPHGGGEGRTSGGRHPVSPWGKPEGRTRDKNKASSRLIVRRRKTGKKR, encoded by the coding sequence ATGGCTATTCGTAAGTACAAGCCGACCACTCCGGGTCGACGCGGCGGCTCCGTCGCCGACTTCGCCGAGATCACTCGGTCGACCCCGGAGAAGTCGCTGCTGGTGCCGAGCCCGAAGACCGGCGGTCGCAATAACAACGGCCGGATCACCTCCCGGCACATCGGTGGCGGGCACAAGCAGGCCTACCGGCTGATCGACTTCAAGCGGTACGACAAGGACGGGGTGCCGGCCAAGGTCGCGCACATCGAGTACGACCCGAACCGGACCGCCCGGATCGCGTTGCTGCACTACGCCGACGGCGAGAAGCGCTACGTGCTGGCTCCCAACGGCCTGGGCCAGGGGTCCGCCGTCGAGGCCGGCGAGGGTGCCGACATCAAGACCGGCAACAACCTGCCGCTGCGCAACATCCCGGTCGGTACGACGGTGCACGCCGTCGAGCTGCGCCCGGGTGGCGGAGCCAAGCTCGGTCGTTCCGCCGGTGCGTCCATCCAGCTGGTGGCCCGCGAGGGCAAGTACGCCACGCTGCGGATGCCGTCCGGTGAGATGCGGATGGTCGACGTCCGCTGCCGCGCCACCATCGGCGAGGTCGGCAACGCCGAGCAGTCCAACATCAACTGGGGTAAGGCCGGCCGGAACCGGTGGAAGGGCAAGCGCCCCAAGGTCCGCGGTGTCGTGATGAACCCGGTCGACCACCCGCACGGTGGTGGCGAGGGTCGCACCTCCGGTGGCCGCCACCCGGTGTCCCCGTGGGGCAAGCCGGAAGGCCGTACCCGTGACAAGAACAAGGCGAGTTCTCGTCTGATCGTCCGCCGTCGCAAGACCGGCAAGAAGCGCTGA
- the rpsS gene encoding 30S ribosomal protein S19, which translates to MPRSLKKGPFVDDHLAKKVDVQNEKGTKNVIKTWSRRSMITPDMIGHTIAVHDGRKHVPVFVSESMIGHKLGEFAPTRTFRGHDKDDRKSRRR; encoded by the coding sequence ATGCCACGCAGCCTGAAGAAGGGCCCGTTCGTCGATGATCATCTGGCCAAGAAGGTCGATGTTCAGAACGAGAAGGGCACCAAGAACGTGATCAAGACCTGGTCGCGTCGTTCGATGATCACGCCGGACATGATCGGCCACACCATCGCCGTACACGACGGTCGCAAGCACGTTCCGGTCTTCGTCTCCGAGTCGATGATCGGCCACAAGCTCGGTGAGTTCGCCCCGACCCGGACCTTCCGCGGTCACGACAAGGACGACCGCAAGTCGCGCCGCCGCTGA
- the rplV gene encoding 50S ribosomal protein L22 has protein sequence MSNAEKTRPSRRDALLGDRQGSYAIARGVRMSASKVRRVVDVVRGMDVTAALDTLKFAPQAAAEPVSKVIASAAANAEQTENLRAEQLYVSQAFVDEGMTMRRIRPRAKGSASRILKRSSHITVVVEAKEA, from the coding sequence ATGAGTAACGCAGAAAAGACCCGGCCGAGCCGCCGGGACGCGCTGCTGGGTGACCGGCAGGGGTCGTACGCGATCGCACGCGGAGTGCGGATGTCGGCCAGCAAGGTCCGGCGCGTCGTCGACGTCGTCCGCGGGATGGACGTCACCGCAGCCCTGGACACGCTGAAGTTCGCGCCGCAGGCTGCGGCCGAGCCGGTCAGCAAGGTGATCGCCAGCGCCGCCGCCAACGCGGAGCAGACCGAGAACCTGCGCGCCGAGCAGCTGTACGTCTCGCAGGCCTTCGTGGACGAGGGCATGACGATGCGCCGGATCCGTCCGCGGGCCAAGGGATCGGCCAGCCGGATCCTCAAGCGCAGCAGCCACATCACCGTCGTCGTCGAAGCGAAGGAGGCCTGA
- the rpsC gene encoding 30S ribosomal protein S3 encodes MGQKINPYGFRLGISTDHKSRWYADKQYADYVGEDVKIRQSLHKGLERAGISSIEIERTRDRVRVDIYTARPGIVIGRNGAEAERVRGELEKLTGKQVQLNILEVKGTETDAQLVAQGVAEQLASRVQFRRAMRKAQQSAMRGGAKGIRIQCSGRLGGAEMSRSEFYREGRVPLHTLRADVDYGFFEARTSFGRIGVKVWIYKGDVSGTRAERAAQKAARNAAQGNRRPGRGGRPGRGDRPDRGGRRRQEGANTGANAGGNTGGAESAAAQQAPATSGQEA; translated from the coding sequence ATGGGTCAGAAGATCAACCCGTACGGCTTCCGGCTCGGCATCAGCACCGATCACAAGAGCCGCTGGTACGCCGACAAGCAGTACGCCGACTATGTCGGTGAGGATGTCAAGATCCGCCAGTCCCTGCACAAGGGCCTGGAGCGGGCCGGCATCTCCAGCATCGAGATCGAGCGGACCCGGGACCGGGTCCGGGTCGACATCTACACCGCCCGTCCGGGCATCGTCATCGGCCGTAACGGTGCCGAGGCCGAGCGCGTCCGCGGCGAGCTGGAGAAGCTGACCGGCAAGCAGGTCCAGCTGAACATCCTCGAGGTCAAGGGCACCGAGACCGACGCCCAGCTGGTCGCTCAGGGTGTCGCCGAGCAGCTCGCCAGCCGGGTGCAGTTCCGGCGTGCGATGCGCAAGGCGCAGCAGAGCGCGATGCGGGGCGGCGCCAAGGGCATCCGGATCCAGTGCTCCGGTCGTCTGGGCGGCGCGGAGATGTCCCGCTCGGAGTTCTACCGCGAGGGTCGGGTCCCGCTGCACACGCTGCGCGCCGACGTCGACTACGGCTTCTTCGAGGCGCGGACGTCCTTCGGCCGGATCGGCGTGAAGGTCTGGATCTACAAGGGTGACGTGTCCGGCACCCGGGCCGAGCGGGCCGCGCAGAAGGCTGCGCGCAACGCCGCCCAGGGCAACCGTCGTCCGGGTCGCGGTGGCCGTCCGGGCCGTGGCGATCGTCCCGATCGGGGCGGCCGTCGCCGGCAGGAAGGTGCCAACACCGGCGCGAACGCCGGCGGCAACACCGGTGGCGCCGAGTCCGCTGCTGCGCAGCAGGCTCCGGCAACGAGTGGGCAGGAGGCGTAA